A genomic window from Vicia villosa cultivar HV-30 ecotype Madison, WI unplaced genomic scaffold, Vvil1.0 ctg.001013F_1_1, whole genome shotgun sequence includes:
- the LOC131632761 gene encoding SNAP25 homologous protein SNAP33-like, with protein MFGSKKDAKPSSKNNNPFDSDEEKKDNRKYKPSRKASSEYNLVQGETNTNPFDDGDVHHGRSSSSSYAPSYGNRNMYKNDFRESGGLESQSVEDLENYAVYKAEETTKSVNNMRKIAEEMREEASKTLVMLHHQGEQITRSHDIAAGIDHDLSRGEKLLGSLGGMFSKTWKPKKTGTIKGPTIFSDDPVRRSANHVEQREKLGLNSAPKGQSNPRRATSEPTNAFERVEVEKGKQDDALSDISDMLGELKGMAIDMGTEIDRHIGAINGFEKDTEKLNDRMNGANRRTRHLLGK; from the exons atgTTTGGTTCAAAGAAAGATGCTAAACCTAGTTCTAAGAATAACAACCcctttgattctgatgaagagaaaaaggATAACAGAAAGTATAAGCCTTCAAGGAAAGCTTCGTCTGAGTATAACCTAGTTCAGGGAGAAACTAATACGAACCCGTTTGATGACGGTGATGTTCATCATGGCCGATCTTCGTCGTCTTCTTATGCTCCGTCATATGGTAATCGGAACATGTATAAGAACGATTTCCGTGAATCTGGGGGGTTGGAGAGTCAGTCAGTCGAGGATTTGGAGAACTATGCTGTTTACAAGGCGGAAGAGACTACAAAATCGGTGAACAATATGCGGAAGATAGCCGAGGAGATGCGAGAGGAGGCTTCCAAGACGTTGGTTATGCTGCATCATCAAGGAGAGCAGATTACAAGGAGTCATGATATTGCTGCTGGCATTGACCATGACTTAAGTCGG GGAGAAAAACTTTTGGGAAGTCTTGGTGGCATGTTCTCGAAAACATGGAAACCAAAGAAGACCGGCACAATAAAAGGCCCAACCATATTTTCCG ATGATCCAGTCCGAAGAAGCGCCAACCACGTAGAACAACGAGAGAAGTTGGGATTGAATTCCGCCCCTAAAGGACAGTCAAACCCAAGGAGAGCCACTTCAGAGCCAACAAATGCATTTGAAAGAGTCGAG GTTGAGAAAGGGAAGCAAGATGATGCACTATCTGATATAAGTGATATGTTGGGAGAACTTAAAGGCATGGCCATTGACATGGGAACTGAAATTGATAG GCACATCGGCGCCATAAATGGATTTGAAAAAGATACTGAGAAGTTGAACGACCGCATGAATGGTGCCAATCGGCGCACTCGTCATCTACTTGGGAAATAG
- the LOC131632760 gene encoding heparanase-like protein 1, translating into MGLGIHHLALFLFLGSLQVALSRDIEHRSLLVNGAQAKAETGDNFICATIDWWPHDKCDYDHCSWGYSSVVNLDVSRPFLAKAIQALKPLRIRLGGSLQDQVVYDVGNSNSPCHPFQKMKGGLFDFSKGCLHMKRWDELNHFFNQTGAVVTFGLNALHGKHQVVPKVWEGAWDSTNAYDFIKYTVSKGYKIDAWELGNELSGKGIGARVGVTQYGKDLIKLKRILDVLYENSRFKPSLVAPGGFYEKEWYNKLLQVSGSGIINVLTHHIYNLGPGSDGHLEGKILDPDRLSRVETIFSNLSETIQKHGPWTSAWVGEAGGAYNSGGHDVSNTFLNSFWYLDQLGIASTYNTKVYCRQTLIGGNYGLLNTSTLTPNPDYYSALLWQRLMGKKVLAVSSDISSPFLRTYVHCSKDRPGVTLLVINLSNQTNFILNVKNPMRVKRDEVSKNIRKERNSFFDNLKKAFSWIGTKGSEVTFREEYHLTPEDDNLKSQTMVLNGIPLKLTNEGDVPTMDPVHNNVRSPIYIVPLSIAFVVYPNFDAPACARY; encoded by the exons GATATTGAACACCGTTCGCTGCTAGTAAATGGAGCTCAAGCAAAAGCTGAAACAGGCGATAACTTTATCTGTGCCACTATTGATTGGTGGCCTCATGATAAGTGCGACTACGACCATTGCTCTTGGGGATACTCATCAGTTGTAAATTTG GACGTGTCTCGTCCTTTCCTTGCCAAGGCAATTCAAG CCCTCAAGCCATTGAGGATAAGACTCGGAGGTTCTCTGCAAGATCAGGTGGTCTACGACGTTGGAAATTCGAACTCTCCTTGTCATCCATTTCAAAAGATGAAAGGTGGATTGTTCGATTTTTCAAAGGGATGTTTACACATGAAAAGATGGGACGAGCTTAATCATTTTTTCAATCAGACAGG GGCCGTTGTGACATTTGGCTTGAACGCGCTCCATGGAAAGCACCAGGTTGTTCCGAAAGTTTGGGAAGGAGCTTGGGATTCTACAAATGCATATGATTTTATAAAGTACACTGTTTCAAAGGGATACAAGATCGACGCATGGGAACTCG GTAATGAATTGAGCGGTAAGGGCATCGGTGCACGTGTTGGCGTTACACAGTATGGGAAAGATTTGATCAAGCTTAAACGAATTCTCGACGTGTTATACGAAAACTCTAGATTCAAACCCTCACTTGTAGCACCTGGGGGCTTTTACGAAAAAGAATGGTATAATAAGCTTCTTCAGGTTTCTGGTTCCGGCATAATCAATGTTCTGACTCACCATATATATAATTTGGGACCAG gtagCGACGGGCATCTTGAAGGGAAGATTTTAGATCCCGACCGGTTGAGCAGGGTGGAAACgattttcagcaatctttcagaAACCATTCAAAAACACGGTCCGTGGACTTCTGCGTGGGTAGGAGAAGCTGGCGGGGCTTATAACAGTGGCGGTCACGATGTTTCCAACACATTTCTGAATAGCTTTTG GTACTTAGATCAACTCGGAATCGCATCCACCTACAATACCAAAGTTTATTGTAGGCAGACATTAATCGGAGGGAACTATGGCCTTCTCAATACCTCCACTCTCACTCCGAATCCTGACTACTATAG TGCGCTATTGTGGCAACGGTTGATGGGAAAGAAGGTTCTTGCAGTTTCCAGCGATATTTCTTCGCCGTTTTTACGGACTTACGTCCATTGTTCAAAAGATAGG CCTGGCGTAACATTACTGGTGATCAACTTAAGTAATCAAACAAACTTCATACTCAATGTGAAAAACCCTATGCGTGTTAAAAGAGACGAAGTGAGCAAAAACATTCGTAAAGAAAGAAACTCATTCTTCGACAATCTCAAGAAAGCGTTCTCGTGGATCGGAACGAAAGGTTCGGAGGTCACATTCAGGGAAGAGTATCACTTAACTCCAGAAGATGATAACCTCAAAAGCCAAACCATGGTGCTGAATGGAATTCCACTCAAGTTAACAAATGAAGGGGATGTTCCAACAATGGATCCAGTTCACAACAATGTGAGGTCTCCAATATATATAGTTCCTTTGTCAATTGCATTTGTTGTGTATCCAAACTTTGATGCTCCAGCTTGTGCTAGATACTGA